Part of the Flagellimonas eckloniae genome, GAAAAGTAGAGGACTTAAAGAAAAAAGCAGAAGCCACAATATCTACAGAAGGAAAATTAGGCCTGGGACATACAAGATGGGCAACACACGGTGTTCCGAATGATGTAAACTCACATCCACATTATTCCAACTCAGGTGATTTGGTAATAATCCACAACGGTATTATTGAAAATTATGATGCCATTAAGAAAGCATTGATTACAAGGGGATATACTTTTGAGTCAGATACCGACACAGAGGTATTGGTAAACCTTATAGAAGAGGTTAAGAAAAAAGAAGGAGTCAAGCTGGGGAAAGCCGTTCAAATTGCATTGAACCAAGTTGTTGGTGCCTACGCCATAGCTGTTTTCGATAAGAATAAACCTGATGAGATTGTAGTAGCCAAACTAGGAAGCCCTTTAGCTATAGGCATTGGTGAAAACGAATATTTTATAGCATCAGATGCTTCACCATTTATAGAATTTACCAATAACGCAGTGTATTTGGAAGATGAAGAAATGGCGGTAATCCGTATTGGTAAGGAAATTAAATTGCGAAAAATCAAGGATGATGCAATAGCTTATCCCAATATTCTGGAACTTCAATTAAATCTTGAGGAAATTGAAAAGGGAGGGTATGATCATTTTATGCTGAAGGAAATCTATGAGCAGCCACGAGCAATTTTAGATACATATAGAGGAAGACTTTTGGCAGATCAAGGTATAATTAGGATGGCTGGAATTGACCAAAATTTAGAGAAATTCCTAAATGCTAATAGAATAATTATTGTTGCCTGTGGAACATCATGGCATGCTGGACTTGTGGCAGAATATATCTTTGAGGATTTGGCAAGAATTCCTGTAGAAGTTGAATATGCTTCGGAATTCCGGTATAGAAATCCTGTAATAACTGAAAATGATGTTTTAATCGCAATATCCCAATCTGGTGAAACAGCTGATACCTTGGCCGCAATAAAATTGGCCAAAGAAAGAGGGGCATTTGTTTTTGGGGTGTGCAATGTTGTGGGCTCATCCATAGCCAGGGAAACACATGCAGGAGCTTATACCCACGCAGGACCTGAAATAGGTGTGGCTTCCACTAAAGCATTTACAACCCAGATTACCGTACTTACGCTAATTGCATTAAAACTGGCAAATGAAAAAGGTGTTT contains:
- the glmS gene encoding glutamine--fructose-6-phosphate transaminase (isomerizing), producing MCGIVGYVGHRDAYPIIIKGLQRLEYRGYDSAGIVLFDGENTHLSKTKGKVEDLKKKAEATISTEGKLGLGHTRWATHGVPNDVNSHPHYSNSGDLVIIHNGIIENYDAIKKALITRGYTFESDTDTEVLVNLIEEVKKKEGVKLGKAVQIALNQVVGAYAIAVFDKNKPDEIVVAKLGSPLAIGIGENEYFIASDASPFIEFTNNAVYLEDEEMAVIRIGKEIKLRKIKDDAIAYPNILELQLNLEEIEKGGYDHFMLKEIYEQPRAILDTYRGRLLADQGIIRMAGIDQNLEKFLNANRIIIVACGTSWHAGLVAEYIFEDLARIPVEVEYASEFRYRNPVITENDVLIAISQSGETADTLAAIKLAKERGAFVFGVCNVVGSSIARETHAGAYTHAGPEIGVASTKAFTTQITVLTLIALKLANEKGVFSKSRFHEFLTELEAIPSKVEKALLSNEIVEQISEIYKDSTNCLYLGRGYNFPVALEGALKLKEISYIHAEGYPAAEMKHGPIALIDEQMPVIVIATKKGHYEKVVSNIQEIKSRSGRIIAIVTEGDKTVKELADHVIEVPETSESLTPLLTTIPLQLLSYHIAVMRGCNVDQPRNLAKSVTVE